Part of the Candidatus Tanganyikabacteria bacterium genome is shown below.
GTCCACGCCCCGCGGAACGGGGAGCGTGCCGTTGGTCTCGATGGCGACCTCGAAGCCGGCCGCGTTCAGCGCGGCGATCAACGCCTCGTCAAGTTGCCGCAAGGGCTCGCCCCCGGTGCACACCACCAGCGGTTTGGCGTCCCCGGGGTCCCGGCCGGCCCACTCCGCGCACACCTGGCCGGCGAGGGTGTCGGCCGATCGGTACGTGCCGCCGCGGGCGCCGTCGGTGCCCACGAATTCGGTGTCGCAGAACTTGCAGACGGCCCCCGAGCGATCGGCCTCCAGGCCCGACCAAAGGTTGCAGCCCGCGAACCGCAGGAAGACCGCGGCCCGGCCGGCGTTGGCGCCCTCGCCCTGGAGCGTGAAGAAGATCTCCTTCACCGCGTAGGCGGTGCGGACGCGCGTCACGAAAGGGCTGGGCCCTGAACCCGATTCCTCCATGGCTACCGATTATCGCCTGTCGCGCCGGGTTGCGGAATACCCGCGTCGCTCCTGGGCGGCCGGGACTGCCGGCCGATGCTGGCCGGCCCGGTGTAGTTTCGCGCGGCCGGCAGTCTACCAGCCCGAGAAGATCTTCTTGACGCCGCCGACGATGGCGCTGCCGGCGCTCTTGAGGGCTCCGCCGACGGCGGACGCCGCGCTGCCGATGCCTTCGAAGACGGCGTTGGCGATCTTGTTGTTCTTCAGCCAGGGCCCGAGCAGCGTGAAGGCCACCGCGCCGATGCCCAGGGCGATGCCGACCGGGCCGGTGACGCCCAGCAGCACGGCGGCCGTGAGGCCGGCGCTGGAGGCGGTGGCCAGGGTGCTGAACCCCTTCTCGGCGGCCGTAGCGTTGGGATCCTTGAACTTGGCGTACGTGTCCATCGCGGACAGGATCGTGGCGGCGCCCAGCCCGGTCACGCCGGCGACCTTGCCCATGAGCTTGGCGCCCTCGGCGGCCATGGGCCAGACATTGAACGCGTGGAGGCCCACGCGGGTCGCGGCCAGTGCCGAGACGCCGGCCAGGCCCGTGGAGCCGACGACCCCCGCCTTGTAGAGCGCGGGCGCCTTGGGATCCGACATGATGCGCTTGAGCGAGTAGGCGTTGTAGCCCACGTTGAGCCAGGCGCCGACGGGGCCGGCCACCCGGGTGATGCCCTGGTAGGCCCGCAGCAGCCACGGCGCCTTGTCCTCGAGGGCATAGAGGCCGCGCAGCAACAGGTTGTTCTGCACGACGGCCTGGTCCATCTGCTCGGGCTTGAGCGCGGGCGCGCCGCCGGTGTAGAACGGTCGCTGCACGCCGGGCGGGAGGTACTGGCCGGCACCGTCGCGTGCCTGCTGCGGCGCCGCGCCTTCCGCCGGCTTGGACCCGGTCTGCTCGGCCTCGACCTGCTTGGCTTCGACTTGCTTCACCAGGTCGGCGACCCTGTCGGCCTCGCCGGTCGGCGCCGTGCCGCCCGTCCGCAGCCGATCCTGCGTCACCGGGGCTTGCCGGGCCGGAGCCTGTACGTTGCGCGTCGCGGCCTTGGGCGCGCCGCCGGCACCCCGGGCGTCCTCCCGAACCTGCAATCCGCTCACCGCGCCCTCCTCGTCGGTCGCCACTCCCTATCGTACCCGCGGCGACCCAAAGACCTTTATAGCCGGCAACCGCGGCGACCTTTCGTGCTAGCTTGGGAAGATGCTTCCCGAGTTCGCGCGGTTCCTGCTCGAGCGCCACTGCGGCGACGTGGCGCGGGAGTCCTACAGGCGCGGCGTCGCCCGCGACCTGCCGCTCCTGGCCTACCTGCCCGATGTGTCGCAGGACATGCTGGTCGAGGCAGTGCGCGCCAATACCGTCCTGCCCCTGCTCGAGGCTCTCGCGGCTGGCGACATCAGGCCGTGGATCGACCTGACGCGGGAGCAGATCCAGGCTGGAAGGCTCGGCGGAGGAATCTCGCTCTCTGCGGTGGAGTTGCATGACGTCATCGGCGGCCTATCGGCCTACCGCCAGACCCTGGCGAGCTTCGCGCCGGTTTATACGCAGGATCCCGCCAGGGTGGCCGACCTGTGCCTGGAAGTCGACGATGCGCTGACCGAGGCCATGATCACCGTGGCCGGATCGCTGTTCGAGATCCAGGTCAACCTGGCCGCCACGCTCCGCAAGACCGCGTTGACCCTGGAGGAGGCCCAGCGCATCGCCCACATCGGGAGCTGGGAGTGGGACGTCGCGACCAACCGCGTGGAGTGGACGTCGGAGCTCTGCCACATCTGGGGCATCTCGGCCGCCGAGGCGCCTACCGACTACCCTTCCTACCTGCTCTGCCTGCATCCCGAGGATCGCGGCGAGGTCGATCGCATCGTGACCGAGGCCTACAAGGCGAAGGCGAGCTTCGAACTCCAGCACCGCATCATCCGCCCCGGCGGCGAGATCCGCTGGATTTACGGCCAGGGGCATTGCTACACCGACGCCGAAGGCAGTTTGCTGCGCATGGCGGGCGTCGGCCAGGACACCACCGACCGGAAGCGGGCGCAGGATGAACTGGAGAAGCGCACCAGGGAGCTGGAGGAGGCCAATGCCCACCTGGAAGAACTGGATCGCCTCAAGGACGATTTCCTGTCGGTCGTCAGCCACGAACTGCGCACCCCGCTGAACTTCATCATGGGGTTCGCCAGCGTGCTCGACGCGCGCGTCGCCGGGCCCCTGGGCGATCGGCAGGCCGAGAGCGTGACGCGCATCCTCGAGGGCGCATTCCGCATGCTGCGCCTGGTCGACAACCTGCTGGGCGTCGGGCGCATGCAGGCCGGCACCCTGGATCTGCTGCTTGGACCGGTGGACATCGCCCAGGTCGTCGAGGAACTGCGCCCCAACCTCCAGCCCTTCGCGGCCAGCAAGGGCATCTCCCTGGAGTTCGCGGCGACCGGGCCGTTGCTGGTGCATGGCGACGCGCAGCGCTTGTTCCAGGTCATGGCCAACCTCGTCGAGAACGCCATCAAAGCCACGGATGCGGGCGGCAGCGTGAAGCTGGAGGCGATGCGCGACGGGGGCGGCATCAGGGTGACGTGCCGCGACACGGGCTGCGGCATCGCGCCCGAGGACCAGGGCAAGCTGTTCCAGCGCTTCCGGCAACTGGACCTCAAGGCATCGCGCCAGGCCGGCGGCGTGGGCCTCGGCCTGTCGATCGCCAAGAACCTCGTCGAGGCCCACGGCGGGGAAATCGGCGTCGAGAGCGAGGTCGGGGTCGGCAGCATGTTCTGGTTCACGCTGCCCGGACGCGATCCGGCCGCGCGGGAAGGCCGGCTCAGCGCGGAACGGGCTTGATCGTCTTGAAGTAGTAGGTGCCGCCCGGCCCGGTGCGATCGACCAGGTAGAGCGTCCCGTCGGACGCCGCCTGCAGGAAGCGCGCGTCGTGCAGGCCGGCGGCCAGGCCCGTGCCGTCCGCGGCATCCTCGCGCTGTCCGGCCACCATGGTGAAGACCTGGCCCGCCCGGGAAATCCAGCGCACGGACCGGTTGATCTTCGAATCCAGGACGTACGCGTTGCCGTCCGGATCGAACGCCACCGAATCCAGCAGGCCGAACCGGGCGAACCGCGCCTTGCCCGACTCCTTGCCGCGTTCGCCCCCGATGCCGGCGAACGTGGTGACGACCTTCGCAACCGGATCGACGCGCCGCACCACGAAGTTGCCGGTGTCGCTCACGTACAGCGCGCCGTCGCGCCCGTACGCCACCGACAAAGGATCGCGGAAGCGCGCCGCGGCCAGGGCGCCGTCCTGGTAAGCCGCCTGCGATAGCCCGCCCGCCCACGGCGCCCAGGTGAAATCCGTGGTCCTGCGCACCGCGCGGATCACGACGTGGAAGATCTGGCTCGGGATGAAGACCTCTCCGGATTCGGAGGCCGCGATGGTGCCAAGCGGCATGCTGTAGCCGTCGGTCGGCACGAACGCCGAACCGGCCGCCCCGGCGTCGCTGCTCTTGAACAGGTCGTCGGCCGCGACCTTCTTGCCGGTCGTCAGGTCGATCTCCTCTAGCCCGACTTTACCAGGTTCAAAACGGAAATAGCGGCCCCATCTGCGTTTGGGGCCGCTTTGTCGTATGCCCTAGTTCTTGGAGCGGTGCTTGGCTAGACCCAAGGCGTCGTACATGGCCTGCTGATCTGGCGTCAGTCTTGACAGGGTGACGGCGACCTTGGGCTCTGGCCCTCCTTTCACGGTTGGATAGACGACGGCTACCTCGCGGATTCGTCCGAGCGTCTCGAGGGTATCCGGAATCGACCGGTGGAGGCCCTTTTGGTGCAGCTCCCGTTGAAGCAGGCTGCAGAGCATGAGGGCCTGAACGCAGATGAAGACGTGGACCTCGACCTTCTGGTCCGTCCAGTGACCCTGGGGGCGCAAGCTGATGTGATGGGGATCTTTCATGCAGGCGAAGGCGCCCTCGACCGCATGCTGGCCTCGGTAGGCCCGCACGATCTCGGAATCCGTCCAGTCGTCGTTGTCGGTGAACAGAATGGTCTTGCCGAGCAAGGTGCGCTGCAGGTTCTCCCATGCGGCGGCATCAAGGCTGCAGGACAGTTCGGGCAAGCCGTCCTTCTCCTCGACGTGCAGCGGGAAGAGATCCTTCATGTGCCTGGCGTTCAGGCATTCCTTGGCGCGGGACCGCACGCCGTCGACCGTTGGGCGCTTCCCGCCCTTGGTCTTCCCGGTTCGCCGGTTGTGGAGCTGTTCCTGGATCGCCGCGATTCCTTGCTGGCACTTGGCAATGACCCGCAGCAAGGTCTGCGACTGCGATACGAAGAGGTTCTCGTTGTAGGTCACGAGCACGGTCCGCTGGACCCCGAAGACATCCATCTGGCGGCGGTGTGCGGTCACGCCGGGCAAGCCACCGTCGGCCAGCGAATGGAAGTCCGTCGCGGGGATCTCCAGCAAGTCCGGGTGCTGGGTGGGCACGAGCGAACCAACGAAGTGGAAGGGGCTCTTCTCGATGGCGGCGAGGTTGTCCTCGGAGTTGTTCCCCTTGTCGAACACGATGGTCACGTGCTCGGCTTTCTTGGCGATGTCTCGATACCGCGAGACGATCTGGGCGGTCAGGCTCTCGAAGGTCTTGGAATCGTGCTGGTTTCCCGCATACGTCCTGTGCAGCAGCGGGACGTGGAAGTCCGCGCTGACCAAGAGAGCGAGACCCACGATGCGAAGGGCGGCGCGCCCTTCCTTGCTCTTGCCTCGCTGTGCCAGTGTCGAGCGCTCGTTGAAGGTATCGATGAACGTGAAGAAATTCGTGGCATCGAAGAGGACTCGCCTGATGTCGATGCTGAATTCCCGGACCATGTGTTTGACGACATCCCGCTCGATGGCCTCGATGGCCTCGCTCGGTATCCGGTCCATGTGGTCCCAGAAGCGCTGGCTGGTGAGCTGCTTGGCGTCCATCGGGAGCAGGCGGCGCAGGACGGTGCCCTCGAACCAGTCCGCGATACCGGCCTTGCTGGTCGGCGCCACGCATCGACTGATGGCGGCGACGAGCATGTAGGTGCCGACACTCGGGCCGGAACCGCGCTTGGGGGCGTGCCGATCGATGTACCGGGCAAGGTCGAGTCTCGTGGCGATGTCGAACAGAGCCGCCACGGCTCCGAACTCGGTGATGACGGCCGCCTCGGGAGCTGGGGGCTCGACGTTCCCGCCCTTCTCCTGTGTCTCGCGGGCGGCAATGAGATCCTCCGCCTTGCCCAGGTACTTCTGCCAGACGATCTTGGGCTTGCCGTCCACCCGCTTGCATTCCCGGGCGTAGTAGTAGGCCCTGCCGTCGATCATCTT
Proteins encoded:
- the queE gene encoding 7-carboxy-7-deazaguanine synthase is translated as MEESGSGPSPFVTRVRTAYAVKEIFFTLQGEGANAGRAAVFLRFAGCNLWSGLEADRSGAVCKFCDTEFVGTDGARGGTYRSADTLAGQVCAEWAGRDPGDAKPLVVCTGGEPLRQLDEALIAALNAAGFEVAIETNGTLPVPRGVDWVCVSPKAGAEVVARGGHELKLVWPQSLDPAAFEHWDFEHFFLQPMDGPDRARNTRLALDYCLAHPRWRLSVQLHKILGIP
- a CDS encoding PAS domain-containing protein, translating into MLPEFARFLLERHCGDVARESYRRGVARDLPLLAYLPDVSQDMLVEAVRANTVLPLLEALAAGDIRPWIDLTREQIQAGRLGGGISLSAVELHDVIGGLSAYRQTLASFAPVYTQDPARVADLCLEVDDALTEAMITVAGSLFEIQVNLAATLRKTALTLEEAQRIAHIGSWEWDVATNRVEWTSELCHIWGISAAEAPTDYPSYLLCLHPEDRGEVDRIVTEAYKAKASFELQHRIIRPGGEIRWIYGQGHCYTDAEGSLLRMAGVGQDTTDRKRAQDELEKRTRELEEANAHLEELDRLKDDFLSVVSHELRTPLNFIMGFASVLDARVAGPLGDRQAESVTRILEGAFRMLRLVDNLLGVGRMQAGTLDLLLGPVDIAQVVEELRPNLQPFAASKGISLEFAATGPLLVHGDAQRLFQVMANLVENAIKATDAGGSVKLEAMRDGGGIRVTCRDTGCGIAPEDQGKLFQRFRQLDLKASRQAGGVGLGLSIAKNLVEAHGGEIGVESEVGVGSMFWFTLPGRDPAAREGRLSAERA
- a CDS encoding IS1634 family transposase produces the protein MASITKKMIDGRAYYYARECKRVDGKPKIVWQKYLGKAEDLIAARETQEKGGNVEPPAPEAAVITEFGAVAALFDIATRLDLARYIDRHAPKRGSGPSVGTYMLVAAISRCVAPTSKAGIADWFEGTVLRRLLPMDAKQLTSQRFWDHMDRIPSEAIEAIERDVVKHMVREFSIDIRRVLFDATNFFTFIDTFNERSTLAQRGKSKEGRAALRIVGLALLVSADFHVPLLHRTYAGNQHDSKTFESLTAQIVSRYRDIAKKAEHVTIVFDKGNNSEDNLAAIEKSPFHFVGSLVPTQHPDLLEIPATDFHSLADGGLPGVTAHRRQMDVFGVQRTVLVTYNENLFVSQSQTLLRVIAKCQQGIAAIQEQLHNRRTGKTKGGKRPTVDGVRSRAKECLNARHMKDLFPLHVEEKDGLPELSCSLDAAAWENLQRTLLGKTILFTDNDDWTDSEIVRAYRGQHAVEGAFACMKDPHHISLRPQGHWTDQKVEVHVFICVQALMLCSLLQRELHQKGLHRSIPDTLETLGRIREVAVVYPTVKGGPEPKVAVTLSRLTPDQQAMYDALGLAKHRSKN